The Geothrix oryzae DNA window GGATTCCGATCGAAATCCTCGTACGTTAAGTAGGACACTTGGGCTCCGTCCCGATGGAACTTGATCAGGTTCGCCCCTGAAACACCACCCACGAACGCTCTGGCGCAACCCTCATACAACCGAAGTACCGGTGGGAGTTCGTCGAGGTGATCGATGTGCACATACAGTCCCTTTGGCATCAGTTTTCCAAACGGGGATTTAGAAATGGCCTCTTCTCGCACCTCTATCTTTCCAATGCTCATGAGAAGGTTGTCAGCCTCTTCGCAGGCCCGCGTGTAAGCACTAAATAGCGCCTTGATGTCACGTTGGAGGAAGATTGGTAGGGTGGTGAATTGTGGCCGCATGTGAAACCTGGTGAGCGCTAGCCACACAAGCAGATCCAACCTGCGATCGGTCTGAATGTCGGCCCAAGGCTCATGACCCGTAACTGAGCGGATGACCTGGAAGGCCTTGGGGAATGACCCGAAGTGAGCCCTGAGGTCATCAATTAGGGGGAATTCATCCTCCTGAGGGAGCCTTCCCCGCTCCGTGAAAAATGCCATGACCGATTCGAGTAGAACTTTGTGTTCTTGGAACAAACGAAGTCGAGTAGAAACCCTTGGGAGAGCTAGTTTTCTCCTGAATCTTTGGGCTCTCCAGGTTTCTCGGACGGACTCGTCCCGGAAGACCAAAAATATCCCTGGAGCCATTGGGAGCGGATCCTGACCAAGAACCTCCTGAATCCATTGTCGAAGCTCGGATTGTTCGTAGAACTTCTGGAAGCTACCGAGCCTGGTTACGTATCCATCTCCGAATGTGCCTGCACCTTCTTCGGGGCCGTCCTCAAGTGTGCATCGTGCAGAAACGATGAGCACCCGCTCGGTCAGTTGCCAGCATTCACGAATGACATCCGCACGCTCTTCTGGTGACTCAATAACATTCAGTACATAGCCAAGATTTACGACATGAGATGGTGTCCGTTGCCCATGGGGGCGATGAACCGGGTCCCATCCCTCCACGTGCACCCCGATCTCACCTAACTGGCGTATGTCCTCGCCATGCCCACACCCAAAGTCCAACACGCGGACCTCAGGGGTGATGAGCCCATCCTGAACCGCCAGCCTGACGGGCTTACTCATGGATTTCCGATGCAAGGCCGTCTTATGACGGGCCGATTCCCATCGAGAAGTGTCCGCGCTCACCGAAGCCCTAATAGAGCAGCTAGGACCGGGGTCCAATCCACAGGCTCAGTCAAATGGCACCAAGAGATGCGGAGGGCCTCTCGAATGCGGTCATCACCAAGTCCCATGCTCTTCAGGACGTGACTTGGTGTGTAGGACTGAGAGGTGCAGGCCGAGCCATTAGAAATGGCCACTAGTCCCTTCAACGCCACCATAGCTGCCTCCGAGCTCACGCCAGGGATGGACACGTTGAGCGTAGAAGGAACAAGCCGATCAGGATCCCCATTGATGGACGGATTCATCGGCTCCAAGGCTTTCAGCAGACCTTGGCGAAAGCTGAGGCAGGCTTGCCGACGAGGCTCGAATTCAGAAATGGCGATGGCAGCGGCCTCTCCAAGCCCTGCAACCAAATGGACAGGAACTGTGCCTGGCCTAAGCCCACGCTCCTGCCCACCACCAAACATCAGGGGGCGGAGTGGAAGGCTCTTGAATCCGCGCCTCCGCGTGATCAAGGCCCCCACGCCCTTTGGTCCGAATATTTTATGACCGGAAATGGAGATCAGCTCGATTCTCGGGTCCCTAAGGTTCTGGATTTCCTTGCCGAAGGATTGGGCGGCATCAACATGGAAGTAGGCCGCGTGGCCGTCGAGAATTCTCGCCACTTGATCGATAGGCTGAATGACCCCTGTTTCGTTGTTCACGTGCATGAGCGAGACCAGAAGGGTGTCAGGTCGAAGAGCCTTCTGCACCTCCGCCGGATCAACCCATCCGCCCGCGGTCGGGTTGATCAGAGTGATGTCGAACCCTCGGCTGGCCAGCTCCTCTAGCGGCTCAAGCACGGCCTTGTGCTCCATAGAACTGCTGATGATGTGCTTCCTGCCGTTTTCGGTTCCGTAATGAGCCAACCCGAGCAATGCCAGATTGTTGCTCTCCGTGGCGCCGCTGGTGAAGATCACCTCCTCAGTCTTGCAACGCACCACGCTAGCTACCTGCTCACGGGCTTTTTGCACCACCTGCTTGGCTCGATTTCCAAACTCATGGGTGCGACTCCCCGCATTCCCGAAGTCTTCGACCAGGTAATTCCAAACCACCTCCTGAACTCGGGGCTCTAGCGGTGTAGTAGCGTTACAATCGAGGTACGTCGTCATGCAGAGATCTCCTGATTGACATTTTGACTCCGTACGTATCATATATGACGTAACGGAGCAATTGCCATGGAATCTACTTTCACGTACGCCTTTCCCGCCATACGAGGAATCCAGGCACAAAGGGAATACTTTGTGTCGATGTGTCCCATGCGGATCCTTTCCCGGATCTTTGTATTCAACGAGGAAGAGGATATCCCCCCTGAACTTCGAGCCCAGCGAGTTCTGAACCGAGGGCGTCTGCCCGAGATGGTGAGATACCTCCTGGACAACCCCACATCCTACGTATTTTCAGCCATCAGCGCTTCCATCGATGGCCCGGTTCGATTCGAGCCGTTGACTGAGAAGGGTGAAGGGCGGCGTATGGGCACACTCCACGTGCCGATGGATGCTCGATTCATCATCAATGATGGCCAGCAC harbors:
- the dndA gene encoding cysteine desulfurase DndA: MTTYLDCNATTPLEPRVQEVVWNYLVEDFGNAGSRTHEFGNRAKQVVQKAREQVASVVRCKTEEVIFTSGATESNNLALLGLAHYGTENGRKHIISSSMEHKAVLEPLEELASRGFDITLINPTAGGWVDPAEVQKALRPDTLLVSLMHVNNETGVIQPIDQVARILDGHAAYFHVDAAQSFGKEIQNLRDPRIELISISGHKIFGPKGVGALITRRRGFKSLPLRPLMFGGGQERGLRPGTVPVHLVAGLGEAAAIAISEFEPRRQACLSFRQGLLKALEPMNPSINGDPDRLVPSTLNVSIPGVSSEAAMVALKGLVAISNGSACTSQSYTPSHVLKSMGLGDDRIREALRISWCHLTEPVDWTPVLAALLGLR
- a CDS encoding DNA phosphorothioation-associated putative methyltransferase gives rise to the protein MSADTSRWESARHKTALHRKSMSKPVRLAVQDGLITPEVRVLDFGCGHGEDIRQLGEIGVHVEGWDPVHRPHGQRTPSHVVNLGYVLNVIESPEERADVIRECWQLTERVLIVSARCTLEDGPEEGAGTFGDGYVTRLGSFQKFYEQSELRQWIQEVLGQDPLPMAPGIFLVFRDESVRETWRAQRFRRKLALPRVSTRLRLFQEHKVLLESVMAFFTERGRLPQEDEFPLIDDLRAHFGSFPKAFQVIRSVTGHEPWADIQTDRRLDLLVWLALTRFHMRPQFTTLPIFLQRDIKALFSAYTRACEEADNLLMSIGKIEVREEAISKSPFGKLMPKGLYVHIDHLDELPPVLRLYEGCARAFVGGVSGANLIKFHRDGAQVSYLTYEDFDRNPHPELLDSVVVSLDGRKIRRRNYKDHTNRFILHRKETFIPTSASRWETYHRLTAQEEKWGLYADPSAIGTQAGWQRVLNETGCHLVGHRLVRSTR